The Candidatus Binataceae bacterium region CGCCTACGGCGACGACGCCTCCATCGCTGCGCTCACCGCGCGCGCCGCATCAGCGGGTGCGCGCCCGCTCGCCGGCTTCGGCAGCCGGCTAAGCGGCGCACTGCTGGTGGTGGCTCCCGGGGCGAGGCCGTCCGCCGCCGAGGCGGCGGCGGACGGCCTCGCCCGCGACGTCACGCTGTTCGAGCAGCGCGGATGTCTCTCGCCGCATCACATCTTCGTGGCGGGGGGCGCGGGCGCGGCGCGCCGCTTCGCGGCGCACCTCGCCCGCGCCCTTGCGCGCCTGGAACGGCGGCTGCCAGCGCCGCAGCGGCTGCCACTTGGCGCCGCCGCCTCGATTCGCGCGCTCTGCGAGCGCGCGCGATGGCGCGCGCTCGCAGAGCGCGCGGGCCGCGGCGACGTGGGGCTATGGGAAGGCCCGCGCATGGCCTGGACCGTCATCTACGACGCCGCAGCCGCTTTTTCCGCCTCGCCCGGCTATCGCACGGTGTTCGTCAGCGAGCTTGAGCGCGCTGACGAACTCGGCTCGCGGCTCGGTGCGGCCGCCGGACGGCTGGAAGCCTTTGCGCTGGCCGCGCCGTTGGACGTTCGCGAGCGGCTCGCCGCCGAATTGCGGCGGCTCGGCGCGACGTACGTGTGCGATCCGGGACGGATGCAATCGCCGCCGCTCGATTGGCCGCACGGCGGCGGTGCGATGCTCGAATTGTTGCGCGAGGCGGCGCGATGAGCGCGTTGAGACAGGCCTTCCTGCAACACGTCGCGCAGACCTCGCAGGCGCCGATCGGACTGGAGATCGCGCGCGCCGAGGGTGCGTGGCTGTTCACGGCCGACGGACGGCGTTACCTCGATTTGATCGCAGGAATCGGTGTCTCGGCGCTCGGACAC contains the following coding sequences:
- a CDS encoding acyl-CoA reductase, translating into AYGDDASIAALTARAASAGARPLAGFGSRLSGALLVVAPGARPSAAEAAADGLARDVTLFEQRGCLSPHHIFVAGGAGAARRFAAHLARALARLERRLPAPQRLPLGAAASIRALCERARWRALAERAGRGDVGLWEGPRMAWTVIYDAAAAFSASPGYRTVFVSELERADELGSRLGAAAGRLEAFALAAPLDVRERLAAELRRLGATYVCDPGRMQSPPLDWPHGGGAMLELLREAAR